The Schistocerca gregaria isolate iqSchGreg1 chromosome 4, iqSchGreg1.2, whole genome shotgun sequence genome contains a region encoding:
- the LOC126267073 gene encoding translocon-associated protein subunit delta: MAPANYLLLLALGVAQFSSALSESCTKPEVSASAYTTPDATVLVNVAFVAEFTLKCSNGAKGIPLYAEINGRTVPAARIGDDKYQVSWTEDVKKARTGDYSVNLYDDEGYAALRKAARSGEDPSTVKPLVTIVVNYPGAYTGPWVNSEFMAAVLAVAVWYVAFSAKSKLLS, encoded by the coding sequence ATGGCTCCAGCGAATTATCTTCTATTGTTAGCTTTAGGAGTGGCTCAGTTTTCTTCAGCATTATCAGAATCTTGTACCAAACCTGAAGTTTCAGCATCTGCATATACAACTCCAGATGCTACAGTTCTGGTAAACGTCGCCTTTGTCGCGGAATTTACGCTCAAATGCAGCAACGGCGCGAAAGGAATCCCACTGTACGCAGAAATTAACGGAAGGACCGTGCCAGCCGCCAGGATTGGAGACGACAAATATCAAGTCAGCTGGACGGAAGACGTGAAGAAGGCAAGAACAGGCGACTATAGCGTAAATCTGTACGATGACGAAGGGTATGCAGCGCTTCGTaaagccgccagaagtggtgaagATCCATCGACAGTGAAGCCTTTGGTCACAATCGTTGTGAATTACCCAGGCGCTTACACCGGCCCTTGGGTTAATTCAGAATTTATGGCTGCAGTCCTTGCAGTTGCCGTATGGTATGTGGCATTTTCCGCGAAATCTAAAttgttatcgtga